A section of the Mycoplasmopsis synoviae ATCC 25204 genome encodes:
- the holA gene encoding DNA polymerase III subunit delta gives MNQILIYGSENYLINKKIEEIKKQFADYKVTNIYYKKDFAFFYEVYSQNDLFQEKELIFVNDFDFKDKKQVEKLINTLSDDNEKIVLFVNYQDFIPKNNLLEKLQSKNKVFEFKKLTKKEKVYYIIDYLKSKNAQVKSLDIYYLIEKSTENLEILIKELDKVLIKENKITKEVIDENIFNYSESVEFAFVNALTERNFYNLYSKYLKEVAQNKSVITILAQIANFLHLSCSVYYLFQQGKNNFEIAKDLKIHEFRVQKIIEFLNIYNLYNINKLKDIVSELLEIDNKYKSTGDLVNDIFEVFLIKKFGQA, from the coding sequence ATGAATCAAATTTTAATTTACGGCAGCGAAAATTATTTAATTAATAAAAAAATTGAAGAAATTAAAAAGCAATTCGCCGATTATAAAGTTACAAATATTTATTACAAAAAAGATTTTGCCTTTTTTTATGAAGTTTACTCACAAAACGATTTATTTCAAGAAAAAGAATTAATCTTCGTAAATGATTTTGATTTTAAAGATAAAAAACAAGTTGAAAAATTAATAAATACGCTTAGCGATGATAATGAAAAAATAGTTTTATTTGTTAATTATCAAGACTTTATTCCTAAAAATAATTTATTAGAAAAACTGCAATCAAAAAACAAAGTTTTTGAATTTAAAAAACTTACAAAAAAAGAAAAAGTTTATTACATTATTGATTATTTAAAATCAAAAAATGCTCAAGTTAAAAGTTTGGACATATATTATCTAATTGAAAAGTCAACAGAAAATTTAGAAATACTAATCAAAGAACTTGACAAAGTTTTAATTAAAGAAAATAAAATCACTAAAGAAGTAATTGATGAAAATATTTTTAATTATTCCGAAAGTGTTGAATTTGCGTTTGTAAATGCCTTAACTGAGAGAAACTTTTACAATTTGTATTCTAAATATCTAAAAGAAGTAGCTCAAAATAAATCAGTAATTACTATTTTGGCTCAAATTGCTAATTTTTTACATTTATCATGCTCGGTTTATTATCTATTTCAGCAAGGCAAAAATAACTTTGAAATAGCTAAAGATTTAAAAATCCATGAATTTAGAGTTCAAAAAATAATTGAATTTCTAAATATTTATAACCTATATAATATAAATAAATTAAAAGATATAGTAAGTGAACTTTTAGAAATTGATAATAAATACAAAAGTACAGGCGATTTAGTTAATGATATATTTGAAGTATTTCTCATCAAAAAATTTGGACAAGCTTAA
- the rplM gene encoding 50S ribosomal protein L13, translating into MRQTTIVNKENSNKKWFVVDAENQVLGRLASLVASVLRGKTKPTFTPNADMGDNVIIINAEKVKLTGKKEKNKVYYSHSGYPGGLKARTAEKLREEKPTALLEKAISGMIPHTKLGNQQRKNLYVYAGPKHKHQAQNPERLEVK; encoded by the coding sequence ATGAGACAAACTACCATAGTTAATAAAGAAAACTCAAACAAAAAATGATTTGTTGTTGATGCCGAAAATCAAGTTTTAGGACGTTTAGCTTCATTGGTTGCTTCAGTATTAAGAGGAAAAACCAAGCCAACATTTACACCTAATGCAGATATGGGCGACAATGTAATCATTATTAACGCAGAAAAAGTTAAATTAACCGGAAAAAAAGAAAAAAATAAAGTGTATTATTCACACTCTGGATATCCTGGTGGATTAAAAGCTAGAACTGCAGAAAAATTACGTGAAGAAAAGCCTACAGCTTTATTAGAAAAAGCAATTAGCGGAATGATCCCTCATACAAAATTAGGAAATCAACAAAGAAAAAATCTTTATGTATATGCTGGACCAAAACACAAACACCAAGCACAAAATCCTGAAAGGTTAGAAGTTAAATAA
- the rpsI gene encoding 30S ribosomal protein S9: MTQAVEYKGLGRRKSSVARVIIRPGKGEFHINKRPAREYLTSDLYLKDANQPFVLTETFQKFDTFVNVKGGGLNGQAGAIRLGIARALLHASPDYRTKLKAEGMLTRDARIKERKKPGLRAARRARQFSKR, from the coding sequence ATGACACAAGCAGTTGAATATAAAGGATTAGGAAGAAGAAAATCTTCAGTTGCAAGAGTTATTATTAGACCTGGTAAAGGTGAATTTCACATTAATAAAAGACCTGCAAGAGAATATCTAACATCAGATTTATACTTAAAAGACGCTAATCAACCATTTGTTTTAACAGAAACTTTCCAAAAATTTGATACTTTTGTAAATGTTAAAGGTGGAGGACTAAACGGTCAAGCCGGAGCAATTAGACTAGGTATTGCTAGAGCATTATTACATGCTAGTCCTGACTACAGAACAAAACTAAAAGCTGAAGGTATGTTAACAAGAGATGCTCGTATAAAAGAACGTAAAAAACCTGGACTTCGTGCTGCACGTCGTGCAAGACAATTCTCAAAACGTTAA
- a CDS encoding aldehyde dehydrogenase family protein — MNKSDINLSLEQRISYLKKLKNLIIEHRQDIYDALHKDLNKNNFEAEVSEIWPILKELKLYIKNLKKWSKNKVVNHPGKLFSKKFKLFDFLKNKRTYTVFEPYGQVLIITPWNYPFYLTFVPIINALSAGNTLLVKPSEYSSHSSELIKKICEKLFNPKHVKVFLGGKETVDKLWETQKIDFLFFTGNTKVGQILYEKAASKMIPVILELSGTNPLIIDESANLKITARKLIWSKYLNSGQTCIAPNYIAIHSKVKDEFLKVLSEQRQKLFQNSDLISKIITKQHFENVLKKFPDLKHNYESQKFDFQILETSFNDPKFDYELFCSALMLVEYSDFKDLIAKIKSRKKSLALYLFSNNKANIKYALENVKFGGGCINDVIQQVEEKDFGFGGVGLSGIGKYHGYDGFAAFSHQKNIVHYKPNKDDSKRYLTLKPSDKILKLIQKISKF, encoded by the coding sequence ATGAATAAAAGTGACATTAATTTATCATTAGAGCAAAGAATTTCTTATCTTAAAAAGTTAAAAAACCTAATAATAGAACATAGACAAGATATCTATGATGCTTTACATAAAGATTTAAATAAAAATAACTTTGAAGCTGAAGTTAGTGAAATTTGACCAATCTTAAAAGAGCTAAAGCTTTATATTAAAAACCTTAAAAAGTGAAGTAAAAATAAAGTGGTTAACCATCCAGGAAAACTTTTTTCTAAAAAGTTTAAGTTATTTGATTTTTTAAAAAACAAAAGAACATATACAGTATTTGAACCTTATGGACAGGTTTTAATAATTACGCCATGAAACTATCCGTTTTACTTAACATTTGTTCCAATTATTAATGCACTATCAGCTGGAAATACGCTTTTAGTTAAACCTTCAGAATATTCAAGTCATTCATCAGAATTAATTAAAAAAATTTGTGAAAAGTTATTTAATCCAAAACATGTCAAAGTATTTCTAGGTGGTAAAGAAACTGTTGATAAACTTTGAGAAACACAAAAAATTGATTTTTTATTTTTTACTGGAAATACAAAAGTTGGACAAATATTATACGAAAAAGCTGCAAGCAAAATGATTCCAGTAATTTTAGAATTAAGTGGAACCAATCCTTTAATAATTGATGAAAGTGCTAATTTAAAAATAACTGCAAGAAAATTAATCTGAAGCAAATATTTAAATTCAGGTCAAACTTGCATTGCGCCAAATTACATTGCAATTCATTCAAAAGTTAAAGATGAATTTCTAAAAGTTTTATCAGAGCAAAGACAAAAACTATTTCAAAATTCAGATTTAATTTCTAAAATAATTACAAAACAACACTTTGAAAATGTATTAAAAAAATTTCCTGATTTAAAACATAATTATGAAAGTCAAAAATTTGATTTTCAAATTTTAGAAACAAGTTTTAATGATCCTAAATTTGATTATGAATTATTTTGTTCAGCATTAATGCTTGTTGAATATAGTGACTTTAAAGATTTAATAGCTAAAATAAAGTCTAGAAAAAAGTCGCTTGCTTTATATTTATTTAGCAACAACAAAGCTAACATTAAATACGCTTTAGAAAATGTTAAATTTGGAGGTGGTTGCATTAATGATGTTATCCAACAAGTTGAAGAAAAAGATTTCGGTTTTGGCGGAGTTGGACTTTCAGGAATTGGAAAGTATCACGGCTATGATGGATTTGCAGCATTTTCACATCAAAAAAATATTGTTCACTATAAACCAAACAAAGATGATTCTAAAAGATATTTAACCTTAAAACCAAGTGACAAAATCTTAAAATTAATACAAAAAATTTCTAAATTTTAA
- a CDS encoding IS1634 family transposase, whose product MITMIIMYNINMSNYILYKRKNPKGIYIALGISKGYGKGIGNLVGLGYWEEIKEKYSLQNIDDLKQIARLVPVGEDKIEVKTKFFQLLNPTSVETNVKNVGIELIYKVIKELDLFKGLPKTKHKSLEEVLEFIVATRIIQPRSYICQYKNKNDFLHKIDIKKSSIYNYFDTFLEYKNAILVNIYNKMQELTTRNAKLMHFDNTTVYFQSFSRDGLKQRGFSKDGKHDEDQIVVAMAVDNNGIPFHYKVLKGNTADSKTLVKFLIEMQRIYKTKDIIIVADKGIIQNANLRYLEQKGYKYILQKRIDILGKEDKAFIVNEQGFVQENEYFTKSRFVESIWAKNKNKKRYSDTFRKQFVYFSPSKQTLDKIKRQNLINKLKKKSINGELPLSALVAEYKKKYIDVDAKTVGRLNIEKIKKVANEDGFYMIETNITNINSKEANEIYNRQWKVEESFRTLKSAIEVRPMYVYKDEHIQSHVFLCFLSLIVLKYCIYKLKKFYKDNGEIQKLTMNMFIDALKLITITTKTVNGKVVSKIKNNLDPGHKELNKIYSDFQYAVDGLSL is encoded by the coding sequence ATGATTACAATGATAATAATGTATAATATAAATATGAGTAACTACATTCTGTATAAAAGAAAAAACCCAAAAGGGATTTACATTGCATTAGGAATATCAAAAGGATACGGTAAAGGGATTGGTAATTTAGTTGGATTAGGTTATTGAGAAGAAATTAAAGAAAAATATTCTCTACAAAACATCGATGATTTAAAACAAATTGCTAGATTGGTTCCTGTTGGAGAAGATAAAATTGAAGTTAAAACCAAATTTTTTCAATTGCTTAACCCGACATCTGTCGAAACAAATGTAAAAAACGTTGGTATTGAATTGATTTATAAAGTAATTAAAGAACTAGATTTATTTAAAGGATTACCGAAAACTAAACACAAATCTTTAGAAGAAGTATTGGAATTTATTGTTGCAACAAGAATAATTCAACCAAGAAGTTATATTTGTCAATACAAAAACAAAAATGACTTTTTACATAAGATAGATATAAAAAAATCTTCAATTTATAACTATTTCGATACTTTTTTAGAATATAAAAATGCAATTTTAGTCAATATTTATAACAAAATGCAAGAATTGACAACTAGAAACGCAAAATTAATGCATTTTGATAATACAACTGTTTATTTTCAAAGTTTTTCAAGAGATGGTTTGAAACAAAGAGGTTTTTCTAAAGATGGAAAGCATGATGAAGATCAAATTGTTGTGGCTATGGCAGTTGATAATAATGGTATTCCTTTTCACTATAAAGTTTTAAAAGGAAATACTGCAGATTCTAAAACTCTTGTGAAATTTTTAATCGAAATGCAAAGAATTTACAAAACAAAAGACATAATAATTGTTGCTGATAAAGGTATTATTCAAAATGCAAATTTAAGATATTTAGAACAAAAAGGATATAAATATATACTTCAGAAACGTATTGATATTCTTGGAAAAGAAGATAAAGCATTTATAGTAAATGAACAAGGCTTTGTTCAAGAAAATGAGTATTTTACTAAATCTAGATTCGTCGAATCTATTTGAGCTAAAAACAAAAATAAAAAAAGATATAGCGATACCTTTAGAAAACAATTTGTCTATTTTAGCCCTTCAAAACAAACTTTAGACAAAATAAAAAGACAAAATCTTATTAATAAATTGAAAAAAAAGTCTATTAACGGTGAATTGCCATTAAGTGCTTTGGTTGCTGAATATAAGAAAAAGTATATTGATGTAGATGCTAAAACAGTCGGAAGATTAAATATTGAAAAAATTAAAAAAGTGGCTAATGAAGATGGCTTTTATATGATTGAAACGAACATAACAAACATAAATTCAAAAGAAGCCAATGAAATATATAATAGACAATGAAAAGTGGAAGAAAGTTTCAGAACCTTAAAATCAGCAATCGAAGTTAGACCGATGTACGTTTATAAAGACGAGCATATTCAATCTCATGTATTTTTATGCTTTTTGTCTCTAATTGTTTTGAAATATTGCATTTATAAATTAAAGAAATTTTATAAAGATAATGGAGAGATCCAAAAACTCACAATGAATATGTTTATAGATGCATTGAAACTTATAACAATCACAACAAAGACTGTCAATGGTAAAGTTGTAAGTAAAATCAAGAATAATTTAGACCCAGGACATAAGGAATTAAACAAAATATATAGTGATTTTCAATATGCGGTTGATGGTCTATCATTGTAA
- a CDS encoding ABC-F family ATP-binding cassette domain-containing protein, with translation MIQVLGLKKAFSDKTLFENVNLKFTEGNTYGIIGANGAGKSTFLKILSGEVEATSGNIVVEKNKRISVLNQNHAMYDEFNVTEVVIMGNTDLYKIKEQKDAIYANPDATIEDYTLAGELEDKYGELGGWTAENDAQKLLSDLSIPEEKWNLTLKELTANEKIKVLLAKALFGNPDILIMDEPTNHLDLKSIKWLENFLIEYPHVVIVVSHDSDFLDAICTHTVDIDYNQATIYTGNYSFWKQSSELARELQKQSNLKKEAQMEKLKEFIARFSANASKSKQATSRKKSLEKIVLDEIKPSNRKYPFIRWEMHRDHGKQILNVENLSYKNEAGVYLFKDVTFTLMPGEKMVVLSNDDIAKTKLLEIISGVTKPTEGTVTWGQTIKHTYFPNENSNYFKGDETILEWISKWPLENSTEETKDASDARMRSFLGRMLFSSDSVFKKVNVTSGGEKARLMFSRMMLLESNFLIFDQPLDHLDTESIDSVIEGIQAYKGGVVFTTYNRAFVNKCANVIFEMKPNFESFIFRGSLQDYEETMGY, from the coding sequence ATGATTCAAGTATTAGGCTTAAAAAAGGCGTTTAGCGACAAAACATTATTTGAAAATGTTAACTTAAAATTTACTGAAGGAAACACCTATGGAATTATCGGTGCCAATGGTGCTGGTAAGTCAACATTTCTAAAAATTCTTTCAGGAGAAGTAGAAGCTACTTCTGGAAATATTGTTGTAGAAAAAAACAAACGTATATCAGTTTTAAATCAAAATCATGCTATGTATGATGAATTTAATGTTACTGAAGTGGTTATCATGGGTAACACTGATTTATATAAAATCAAAGAACAAAAAGACGCAATTTATGCAAATCCAGATGCAACTATAGAAGATTACACCTTAGCAGGAGAGCTCGAAGATAAATACGGAGAGCTAGGTGGATGAACCGCTGAAAACGATGCTCAAAAACTTCTTAGTGATTTATCTATCCCAGAAGAAAAGTGAAATTTAACTTTAAAAGAATTAACTGCGAATGAAAAAATTAAAGTTTTACTTGCTAAAGCTTTATTTGGTAATCCAGATATTTTAATAATGGATGAGCCAACTAACCACCTTGATTTAAAAAGCATTAAATGACTTGAAAACTTTTTAATTGAATATCCTCATGTTGTAATAGTAGTTAGCCACGATAGCGACTTTTTAGATGCTATATGTACTCACACTGTTGATATTGACTATAACCAAGCGACAATATATACAGGTAATTATTCTTTCTGAAAACAATCAAGTGAATTAGCTAGAGAGCTTCAAAAACAAAGTAACCTTAAAAAAGAAGCTCAAATGGAAAAACTTAAAGAATTCATCGCACGTTTTAGTGCTAATGCTTCTAAATCAAAACAAGCTACTTCTAGAAAGAAATCTTTAGAAAAAATAGTATTAGATGAAATAAAACCATCTAATCGTAAATATCCATTTATTCGTTGAGAAATGCATAGAGACCATGGAAAACAAATTCTTAACGTTGAAAATCTAAGCTATAAAAACGAAGCTGGAGTTTATTTATTTAAAGATGTAACCTTTACTTTAATGCCTGGTGAAAAAATGGTTGTTCTATCAAATGATGACATTGCCAAAACTAAGCTTTTAGAAATCATTTCTGGAGTTACAAAACCAACCGAAGGAACAGTTACTTGAGGGCAAACCATAAAACATACTTATTTCCCGAATGAAAATAGCAACTACTTTAAAGGTGATGAAACAATTCTTGAATGAATTTCAAAATGACCTTTAGAAAATTCAACAGAAGAAACTAAAGACGCTTCTGATGCTAGAATGAGAAGTTTTTTAGGAAGAATGCTTTTTAGCTCAGATTCAGTATTTAAAAAAGTTAATGTAACTTCTGGAGGAGAAAAAGCTAGATTAATGTTTTCTAGAATGATGCTTTTAGAATCTAACTTTTTAATCTTTGACCAACCTTTAGATCACCTTGATACTGAAAGCATTGATTCAGTAATTGAAGGAATTCAAGCATACAAAGGCGGAGTTGTTTTTACAACATATAATAGAGCCTTTGTTAATAAATGTGCTAACGTAATTTTTGAAATGAAACCAAATTTTGAAAGCTTTATTTTTAGAGGTTCACTTCAAGATTACGAAGAAACAATGGGATATTAA
- a CDS encoding 16S rRNA (uracil(1498)-N(3))-methyltransferase, whose translation MHRFFCDKKLNSNYFELSDELLKHLKVLRIGSEEFLVNYQNEFYKCKLENNLAKIISKQEINNELDYKIYLAIGLIKFERFEWLIEKATELGVFEIVPFYSQFTQKHKLLNQFQNKKNRFEKIIKFAAEQSFRNIIPNLKDPISFEDLLNFYVNQKLVAHEISDNQNFDLNLLTKNDLLLTIGSEGGFSSDEIAKFKEANFKVIHLGKTILRSETAAISLISKVK comes from the coding sequence ATGCATCGCTTTTTTTGTGACAAAAAACTTAATTCAAATTACTTTGAACTTTCAGATGAACTTCTTAAACATTTAAAAGTTTTAAGAATTGGTAGCGAAGAATTTTTAGTTAATTATCAAAATGAATTTTATAAATGTAAGCTAGAAAATAATTTAGCAAAAATTATTTCTAAGCAAGAAATCAATAATGAGCTTGATTATAAAATTTACCTTGCAATTGGATTAATTAAATTTGAAAGATTTGAGTGATTAATTGAAAAAGCAACAGAACTTGGTGTTTTTGAAATCGTTCCATTTTATTCTCAATTCACGCAAAAACATAAACTATTAAATCAATTTCAAAATAAAAAAAATAGATTTGAAAAAATAATTAAATTTGCTGCTGAACAATCTTTTAGAAACATAATCCCAAATTTAAAAGATCCAATATCATTTGAGGATTTATTAAATTTTTATGTTAATCAAAAACTAGTGGCTCATGAAATAAGCGACAATCAAAATTTTGATTTAAATTTACTTACAAAAAATGATTTGTTATTAACTATAGGATCTGAAGGCGGGTTTTCTAGTGATGAAATTGCAAAATTTAAAGAAGCTAATTTTAAAGTAATTCATTTAGGAAAAACAATTTTAAGGTCTGAAACTGCCGCGATATCTTTAATTAGCAAAGTGAAATAA
- the rbfA gene encoding 30S ribosome-binding factor RbfA, translating into MNEINLKRKESEILNLIANIVAFDLHNVNISDVVVMDVKLSNDLSHVKVFVVVESNVQKTLIALNNSAPAVKRILSKTLTWRKVPTVTFVLDAHTVQTEKIEKILQEIKND; encoded by the coding sequence ATGAACGAAATTAATTTAAAAAGAAAAGAATCAGAAATTTTAAATCTAATAGCTAACATTGTTGCTTTTGATTTACATAATGTAAATATTAGTGACGTTGTAGTTATGGATGTTAAGCTTTCTAATGATTTAAGTCATGTTAAAGTTTTTGTTGTCGTTGAATCTAACGTACAAAAAACTTTAATTGCTTTAAATAATTCAGCGCCAGCTGTTAAAAGAATATTATCTAAAACATTAACTTGAAGAAAAGTTCCAACAGTTACTTTTGTGCTTGATGCTCATACCGTGCAAACAGAAAAAATAGAAAAAATACTCCAAGAAATTAAAAACGATTAA
- a CDS encoding phosphopentomutase, translating into MKKFNRIFMIVTDGLGIGPDRDQKAFKDAGANTIRSASVSEMFHIDNWKRLGISNISQIHNHHPVKKPQAYVARIQEVSNGKDTLTGHWEMMGIKTLSPFPTFTENGFPQELIDELSKAFDGKKIVGNKSASGTEIINEFAQEEKLNNSIIVYTSMDSVLQICGHETWTGLDNLYRYAQAARDICSSRPEWNVGRIIARPYTGDDGAYTRTFNRHDYAIKPKANILNKLKAKKVKTIAVGKINDIFVGQGITESIKSGCDETGMDIVIDLASKKTKNEFVFLNLVQFDSHFGHRRDVHGYADNIAKFDVKLGKLLTVLNDDDLLIITSDHGNDPLYPGFNHTREFLPATIYSKSFKSPKVLKDLEGLGTLGNIVAKNFGVDMVIETGEDIFDQLV; encoded by the coding sequence ATCAAAAAGTTTAATCGTATTTTTATGATCGTAACAGACGGATTAGGAATTGGTCCAGATCGTGATCAAAAAGCATTTAAAGATGCAGGAGCTAATACTATTAGATCAGCTTCTGTTTCAGAAATGTTTCATATTGATAATTGAAAAAGATTAGGAATTTCAAATATTTCACAAATTCATAATCACCACCCTGTTAAAAAACCTCAAGCTTATGTTGCTAGAATTCAAGAAGTATCAAATGGAAAAGATACCCTAACAGGACACTGAGAAATGATGGGAATTAAAACCTTATCGCCGTTTCCAACATTTACTGAAAATGGTTTTCCTCAAGAATTAATTGATGAATTATCAAAAGCCTTTGATGGTAAAAAAATTGTAGGAAATAAATCTGCTTCAGGAACTGAAATAATAAATGAATTCGCTCAAGAAGAAAAATTAAATAATTCAATTATTGTTTATACCTCAATGGATTCAGTGCTTCAAATCTGTGGACATGAAACTTGAACTGGTCTAGATAATTTATATCGTTATGCTCAAGCAGCTAGAGATATTTGTTCATCACGTCCTGAGTGAAACGTTGGAAGAATTATCGCAAGACCTTATACTGGCGATGATGGTGCATATACAAGAACATTTAATCGTCATGATTATGCAATCAAACCAAAAGCTAATATTTTAAATAAACTAAAAGCTAAAAAAGTTAAAACTATAGCAGTTGGTAAAATTAACGATATTTTTGTAGGTCAAGGAATTACAGAAAGCATTAAAAGTGGATGCGATGAAACTGGAATGGATATTGTAATTGATCTAGCAAGTAAAAAAACAAAAAATGAATTTGTATTTTTAAATCTTGTTCAATTTGATTCGCATTTTGGACACCGTAGAGATGTTCATGGTTATGCAGATAATATTGCAAAATTTGACGTTAAATTAGGTAAATTATTAACAGTATTAAACGATGATGATTTACTGATAATAACCAGCGATCATGGTAACGATCCTTTATATCCGGGATTTAATCACACCAGAGAATTTCTTCCTGCTACAATTTATTCTAAGTCATTTAAATCACCTAAAGTTTTAAAAGATTTAGAAGGTCTTGGAACACTAGGAAATATTGTTGCAAAAAACTTTGGTGTTGATATGGTAATTGAAACTGGTGAAGATATTTTTGACCAATTAGTATAA
- a CDS encoding protein kinase family protein, with amino-acid sequence MSKLFIKNQLLNKHKSNLSESSIIHLNKICEKFNITNAKLYYEGFHNITYKVLINDSWYQLKIPIDFTVVNRKIEEKIYKHSKESIYYKNGFLIKKWFDGKDLNKVNLTNKIQIKVLEKLKEFSKLKIKTENFDWNLYKTNNKKYLSLVDKYKNEKLVLQHGDLSFKDILVNKNFEVNFIDYEWVRNNYLSFDLFYLHKNGFSKENILKVFNITEKYLKDIFYISSHFDYLSYKHEYSKKYLTYIKNKNKVIQDNFLPNLYALNDKKVKLKSQSFKGLNLKSNYQKLNKFDLFVNVSYEDNKMIIFENLNEINHLQFNASSFIKNFQSLKIKPKKYFLKLIVEKLFLKHKEKLLNYLDLKLMLKIIKDFKSVDADTLSHNKLFYFSLIETNNKKAKLQFNELLSKNNKYFDIATYISSLNLSKNKEINLLKEFDKNLNLDEYYKIKVLANFYLLLIYIDENILNFDLNIFVKNITKYKKSK; translated from the coding sequence ATGTCAAAACTTTTTATTAAAAATCAACTTTTAAATAAACATAAAAGTAATTTAAGTGAATCTAGCATTATTCACTTAAATAAAATATGCGAAAAATTCAATATCACTAACGCCAAATTATATTATGAAGGTTTTCATAACATAACTTATAAAGTTTTAATTAATGATAGTTGATACCAATTAAAAATACCTATCGATTTTACTGTGGTAAATAGAAAAATTGAAGAAAAAATTTATAAACATTCTAAAGAAAGCATTTATTACAAAAATGGATTTTTAATAAAAAAATGATTTGATGGAAAAGATTTAAATAAAGTTAATTTAACTAACAAAATTCAAATTAAAGTTTTAGAAAAATTAAAAGAATTTTCAAAATTAAAAATTAAAACAGAAAACTTTGATTGAAATTTGTATAAAACAAATAATAAAAAATATTTGTCTTTAGTTGATAAATATAAAAATGAAAAATTAGTTTTACAACACGGTGATTTATCATTTAAAGACATTTTGGTAAATAAAAATTTTGAAGTAAATTTTATTGATTATGAATGAGTTAGAAATAATTATTTAAGTTTTGATTTGTTTTATTTACACAAAAATGGATTCAGTAAAGAAAACATCTTAAAAGTGTTTAACATTACTGAAAAATACTTAAAAGATATTTTTTATATAAGCAGTCATTTCGATTATCTTAGCTATAAACATGAATATTCAAAAAAATATTTAACTTATATAAAAAATAAAAATAAAGTTATTCAAGATAATTTTTTACCTAATTTATATGCACTTAATGATAAAAAAGTTAAATTAAAAAGCCAATCATTTAAAGGTTTAAATTTAAAATCAAATTATCAAAAGCTTAATAAATTTGATTTATTTGTTAATGTAAGTTATGAAGATAATAAAATGATTATTTTTGAGAATTTAAATGAAATAAATCATTTGCAATTTAATGCTTCAAGCTTTATTAAAAATTTTCAAAGTTTAAAAATAAAACCTAAAAAATATTTTTTAAAGTTAATTGTTGAAAAATTATTTTTAAAACACAAAGAAAAATTATTAAATTATTTAGATTTAAAATTAATGCTCAAAATAATTAAAGATTTTAAAAGTGTTGATGCCGATACTTTATCGCATAATAAATTATTTTATTTTTCATTAATTGAAACTAATAATAAAAAAGCAAAGCTTCAGTTCAATGAATTATTATCGAAAAACAATAAATATTTTGACATAGCAACTTATATTAGTAGTTTAAATTTATCTAAAAATAAAGAAATAAATCTTTTAAAAGAATTTGATAAAAATTTAAATCTTGACGAATATTACAAAATAAAAGTTTTAGCCAATTTTTATTTGTTATTAATTTATATTGATGAAAATATTTTAAATTTTGATTTAAATATTTTTGTAAAAAACATAACTAAGTATAAAAAAAGTAAGTAA